Proteins encoded in a region of the Vicia villosa cultivar HV-30 ecotype Madison, WI linkage group LG5, Vvil1.0, whole genome shotgun sequence genome:
- the LOC131607226 gene encoding signaling peptide TAXIMIN 2-like translates to MTSDEEFCECRPLGFILGLPFAFLSLILSLIGAILWIFGSIFSCLCPCCICCTGLVNFAVCLVKLPVRVLRWFVDQIPC, encoded by the exons ATGACAAGtgatgaagaattttgtgaatgcAGACCTTTGGGTTTCATCTTAGGATTACCCTTTGCTTTCTTGTCATTAATTTTATCTCTCATAGGTGCTATTCTTTGGATTTTCGG GTCAATATTTAGTTGCTTGTGTCCATGCTGCATATGCTGCACAGGTTTGGTCAATTTTGCTGTGTGTTTGGTAAAGCTTCCTGTTCGAGTTCTTAGATGGTTCGTTGACCAAATTCCTTGTTAA
- the LOC131607227 gene encoding uncharacterized protein LOC131607227: MGVDYYKILQVDKNAKDEELKKAYRKLAMKWHPDKNPTNKKDAEAKFKQISEAYEVLSDPEKRAIYDQYGEEGLKGQVPPSDAGSGGGTSFYSTGDIPGSFRFNPRNADDIFAEFFGFSSPFGGMGGRSGGGGGMRSRFPGGMFGDDMFGSFGEGGGMHMNQGVSRKAPAIENKLSCTLEEIYKGTTKKMKISREIADASGKTMPVEEILTITVKPGWKKGTKITFPEKGNEQPNVTAADLVFVIDERPHSVFAREGNDLIVTQKISLVEALTGYTVHLTTLDGRNLSIPINNVIHPNYEEVVPKEGMPLPKDPSKKGNLRIKFNIKFPNRLTDEQKAGVRKLLGASL, encoded by the exons ATGGGTGTAGACTACTACAAAATCTTGCAGGTTGATAAGAACGCCAAAGACGAAGAATTGAAAAAGGCTTACAGAAAACTTGCCATGAAATGGCACCCTGATAAAAACCCAACCAACAAGAAAGATGCAGAAGCTAAATTCAAGCAAATTTCTGAAGCTTATGAG GTACTTAGTGATCCTGAGAAGAGAGCAATCTATGATCAATATGGGGAAGAGGGTTTAAAGGGTCAAGTTCCTCCTTCTGATGCTGGTAGTGGTGGTGGAACTAGTTTCTATTCCACTGGAGATATTCCTGGATCGTTTCGGTTTAATCCGAGGAATGCAGATGATATTTTTGCTGAGTTTTTTGGATTTTCAAGCCCATTTGGTGGCATGGGTGGAAGAAGTGGGGGTGGAGGTGGGATGAGATCTAGGTTCCCTGGTGGAATGTTTGGTGATGATATGTTTGGATCATTTGGGGAAGGAGGAGGAATGCATATGAATCAAGGGGTCTCGCGAAAAGCTCCTGCCATTGAGAACAAGTTGAGTTGCACTCTTGAGGAGATTTATAAAGGAActacaaagaagatgaagatctctAGAGAAATTGCTGATGCCAGTGG CAAAACCATGCCAGTGGAAGAGATATTGACCATAACTGTGAAGCCAGGTTGGAAGAAAGGCACAAAGATCACCTTCCCAGAGAAGGGCAACGAACAGCCGAATGTAACCGCTGCAGATCTTGTATTTGTGATTGACGAAAGGCCACACAGCGTGTTCGCTCGCGAAGGAAACGACCTGATTGTGACTCAGAAGATATCTCTTGTGGAGGCCTTAACTGGTTATACAGTGCACCTCACTACATTGGATGGTAGAAACTTGAGCATACCAATCAACAATGTTATTCATCCTAACTATGAGGAGGTTGTTCCAAAAGAAGGAATGCCACTACCTAAGGATCCCTCGAAGAAGGGCAATTTGAGGATAAAGTTTAACATCAAGTTCCCTAATAGGCTCACTGATGAACAGAAAGCAGGAGTTAGGAAACTCTTGGGTGCCTCACTCTGA